A region of Spodoptera frugiperda isolate SF20-4 chromosome 26, AGI-APGP_CSIRO_Sfru_2.0, whole genome shotgun sequence DNA encodes the following proteins:
- the LOC118264648 gene encoding thrombospondin type-1 domain-containing protein 7A isoform X2 — MCRAWWLMVAAVLASAVADEASDPEGLLEPVAEPSISDSEYSIYIGKWTECNPLGVGEHASRTIERYLRMETDSLVHTPRLGLQRRQVQCRKKDGQFVEAMYCGPVLAEIGTARVCVIKEDCVLAEWLPWRPRPDGALVRTRRLKRLPQGGGKECDVVEEVRPAALEASAHWTPGPWGQCKVAIEAGHTMLQTVSTDDDDDADDNDGTYDDDDDDDDDDDGRAARDVGCGGGVQRRDATCVRADGRALHPAQCAHAPMPTLVQPCEVPCPRDCEVGEWGEWGACQPTDGCPLFPVQQLTTTGYSVRRRRVISAASGGGAPCPPLEEKRTCSTPRCASWKALPWGPCVLNQPHTTCGPGKRSRELRCVGHDGKEAQRAWCSGTGAPPRSERCRIACAGDCVVSSWGAWSHCSAACAAASHPRPSRTRRRHILAHSAPNGWPCPAEDQLFQNETCNTHACATYSWLATPWGPCERRRQDYIPVNNYTDLLDGETFNESDEDEPCIEEGEMMRDVMCVQNNADVVREALCAPLRRPASRRACTVRCRRGCRVEAWMPWSPCPNTCEPGKQVRVRVVHGGPSCGSRMETRECPVSRTCRARDAAWVAGDWSTCRLPPMQRCGVGYRVRSIWCGSESHRVEAGACAGQLIPRSVAACHVTCEHITPLTCDVICSDPLKHLDASDPDVPNCVCKNVSLELLPTDSDCILPSGMECGEGRSLRAARCMVGGRDVPMDVCKKYHPLTGPSRVREASTDGYLYDVEFPSLLRGACSVRCARDCALGEWGEWGPCASEPGSRAAFRFRTREVIEEGSGGGRECGATLQRATCAVSEPRWALGDWSVCSPPRALCGRALINRTVTCVDSDGVELEPTTCEAAGAGPAPTQDAACRAPCPNDCVVSSWSEWSPCEQTKWGGRRDRTRVVLRPADDGGSPCPHLVGAEPCSPHAYTWHVAPWDDCQPLGGSPCGEGTKKRAVRCLRSDGVFVNDSFCPNTTTTEAKESWCYVPCGVDCELSEWGPWDASACSCGDANTASHMRRTRQHLTAAVWPGRACPVTEQRAPCPREPCLKLVARPTLGCHVQTATGLEAVGACGFGVKVSHVRCELTSAADDSADLYLQPWRCAAVLPGRIVAPPMHYQEDEICEVECGCKQSESGQPGPWGSWGPCRGGARSRTRQLLVPARRACSTPSRYVTIEWANCTGELDEIPDLLAVEPREDKPRRLPAPQDIYHDGYIEGSTSVLAVVWTATIVLSFYGAYMLYRGLMRCLRSKKLKTITKV; from the exons GTACTTGAGGATGGAGACCGACTCGCTAGTGCACACGCCCCGGCTCGGCCTGCAGCGTCGGCAGGTGCAGTGTCGCAAGAAGGACGGACAATTCGTAGAAGCCAT GTACTGTGGTCCAGTGCTCGCAGAGATAGGCACAGCTCGCGTGTGTGTGATCAAGGAGGATTGTGTGCTAGCTGAGTGGTTGCCATGGAGACCACGACCTGATGGCGCTCTGGTGCGCACCCGAAGACTGAAACGATTGCCGCAAG GTGGAGGTAAGGAATGCGACGTGGTGGAGGAAGTAAGGCCTGCAGCGCTGGAAGCGAGCGCTCACTGGACGCCTGGACCCTGGGGGCAGTGCAAGGTGGCCATCGAGGCCGGACACACCATGCTTCAAACAG TGAGCACCGACGATGACGATGACGCTGACGACAATGACGGCACGTATGAcgatgacgacgacgacgatgatgatgacgacgggAGAGCGGCGCGGGATGTGGGCTGCGGGGGAGGGGTGCAGCGCCGGGACGCGACCTGCGTACGCGCCGATGGGCGGGCTCTACACCCCGCGCAGTGTGCTCATGCGCCTATGCCAACCCTTGTTCAGCCTTGTGAG GTTCCTTGTCCGCGGGACTGTGAGGTTGGCGAATGGGGAGAGTGGGGAGCGTGCCAGCCCACTGACGGCTGCCCTCTGTTCCCGGTCCAACAACTCACCACCACTG GCTACAGTGTCCGACGACGACGAGTGATCTCTGCTGCATCAGGAGGTGGAGCTCCGTGTCCTCCTCTAGAAGAGAAGCGAACATGCAGCACTCCCCGCTGTGCGTCGTGGAAGGCCCTCCCTTGGGGACCTTGCGTACTGAACCAGCCTCACACCACCTGTGGACCTGGCAAACGAAGCCGGGAGCTGAGATGTGTCGGACATGATGGG AAGGAAGCTCAGCGCGCCTGGTGCAGCGGTACAGGCGCTCCCCCTCGTAGCGAGAGATGCCGCATCGCGTGTGCTGGAGACTGCGTGGTGTCGTCCTGGGGAGCCTGGAGCCATTGCTCAGCTGCCTGCGCTGCAGCCTCTCATCCACGACCTTCCAGGACTAGGCGACGACATATACTGGCTCACTCTGCTCCTA ACGGCTGGCCATGTCCTGCGGAAGACCAGTTGTTTCAGAACGAGACGTGCAACACTCACGCGTGCGCCACCTACTCCTGGCTGGCCACTCCCTGGGGACCCTGCGAGAGGAGGCGACAGGACTACATCCCTGTCAATAACTACACTGATTTACTG GACGGAGAGACTTTCAACGAGAGTGACGAAGACGAGCCGTGCATCGAAGAAGGAGAGATGATGCGAGACGTGATGTGTGTCCAGAACAACGCTGATGTTGTACGGGAAGCTCT GTGTGCTCCCCTGCGTCGCCCGGCTTCTCGTCGCGCATGCACGGTGCGTTGTCGCCGCGGCTGCAGAGTCGAGGCTTGGATGCCGTGGTCGCCCTGCCCTAATACTTGTG AGCCGGGCAAGCAGGTCCGCGTGCGAGTAGTGCACGGCGGGCCGAGCTGTGGGTCGCGCATGGAGACGCGCGAGTGTCCGGTGTCGCGCACATGTCGCGCGCGCGACGCCGCCTGGGTCGCCGGCGACTGGAGCACGTGTCGCCTGCCGCCCATGCAACGCTGCGGAGTCGGATACAGAGTTAGAA GCATCTGGTGCGGGTCTGAGTCCCACCGCGTGGAGGCAGGCGCATGCGCCGGCCAGCTGATCCCCCGCAGCGTGGCCGCGTGCCACGTCACCTGCGAACATATCACTCCGCTCACCTGTGACGTCATCTGCTCTGATCCACTCAA ACACCTTGACGCTTCTGATCCTGATGTTCCAAACTGCGTTTGTAAGAACGTTTCCTTGGAGCTGTTGCCGACCGACTCTGACTGCATACTTCCATCTGG AATGGAGTGCGGTGAAGGCAGATCGTTGCGCGCTGCCAGGTGCATGGTGGGAGGACGGGATGTCCCCATGGACGTCTGCAAGAAATATCATCCACTCACTG GTCCAAGTCGTGTCCGCGAAGCGTCCACAGACGGGTACCTGTACGACGTGGAGTTCCCGTCCCTGCTGCGCGGCGCGTGCAGCGTGCGCTGTGCGCGGGACTGCGCGCTCGGGGAGTGGGGGGAGTGGGGGCCGTGCGCCTCGGAACCTGGCTCCAGGGCTGCTTTCCGATTCCGTACTAG GGAGGTGATAGAGGAGGGTTCGGGCGGCGGGCGCGAGTGCGGCGCGACGCTGCAGCGCGCGACGTGCGCGGTGTCGGAGCCGCGCTGGGCGCTCGGCGACTGGTCCGTGTGCAGCCCGCCGCGCGCGCTCTGCGGCCGGGCGCTCATCAACCGGACCGTCAC CTGCGTGGACTCAGACGGCGTGGAGCTGGAGCCGACGACATGCgaggcggcgggcgcgggcccGGCGCCCACGCAGGACGCGGCGTGTCGCGCGCCCTGCCCCAACGACTGCGTCGTCAGCTCCTGGTCCGAGTGGAGCCCCTGCGAACAG ACTAAATGGGGAGGTCGTCGTGACCGTACCCGCGTGGTGCTGCGCCCCGCTGACGACGGAGGCTCCCCGTGCCCTCACCTCGTGGGGGCGGAGCCCTGCTCTCCTCACGCGTACACCTGGCACGTCGCACCTTGGGATGACTGTCAGCCTTTAG GAGGATCCCCATGTGGTGAAGGAACAAAGAAGAGAGCAGTCAGGTGTCTGCGCAGTGACGGCGTTTTTGTGAACGATTCCTTCTGCCCT AACACCACAACGACGGAAGCCAAGGAGTCGTGGTGCTACGTGCCGTGCGGCGTGGACTGCGAGCTGAGTGAGTGGGGGCCCTGGGACGCCTCGGCCTGCTCCTGCGGGGACGCCAACACCGCCAGCCATATGCGCCGGACCAG ACAACACCTGACGGCGGCAGTGTGGCCGGGTCGCGCATGCCCGGTCACGGAGCAGCGCGCCCCGTGCCCGCGCGAGCCCTGCCTCAAGCTGGTGGCGCGGCCCACGCTCGGGTGCCACGTACAG ACGGCAACAGGCTTAGAAGCGGTGGGTGCGTGTGGGTTCGGAGTGAAGGTGTCCCACGTGCGCTGCGAGCTGACGTCCGCGGCCGACGACTCCGCCGACCTGTACCTGCAGCCCTGGCGCTGCGCCGCCGTGCTCCCGGGCAGGATCGTCGCACCGCCCATGCATTACCAG GAGGATGAGATCTGCGAGGTGGAGTGTGGATGCAAGCAGTCGGAGTCTGGCCAGCCGGGCCCCTGGGGTTCGTGGGGCCCATGTCGCGGCGGGGCCCGCTCCCGCACCCGGCAGCTGCTTGTACCAGCTCGACGAGCTTGTAGTACTCCTTCCAG ATACGTGACGATCGAATGGGCCAACTGCACGGGCGAGCTGGACGAGATCCCCGACCTGCTGGCCGTGGAGCCGCGCGAGGACAAGCCGCGCCGCCTGCCCGCCCCACAGGACATCTACCACGACGGATACATCG AGGGCAGCACTTCAGTACTGGCGGTGGTGTGGACCGCGACCATCGTGCTCAGTTTTTACGGAGCTTACATGTTGTACCGCGGGCTTATGAG ATGCCTGAGGAGTAAAAAACTGAAGACGATCACGAAAGTGTAA
- the LOC118264648 gene encoding thrombospondin type-1 domain-containing protein 7A isoform X1, whose amino-acid sequence MCRAWWLMVAAVLASAVADEASDPEGLLEPVAEPSISDSEYSIYIGKWTECNPLGVGEHASRTIERYLRMETDSLVHTPRLGLQRRQVQCRKKDGQFVEAMYCGPVLAEIGTARVCVIKEDCVLAEWLPWRPRPDGALVRTRRLKRLPQGGGKECDVVEEVRPAALEASAHWTPGPWGQCKVAIEAGHTMLQTVSTDDDDDADDNDGTYDDDDDDDDDDDGRAARDVGCGGGVQRRDATCVRADGRALHPAQCAHAPMPTLVQPCEVPCPRDCEVGEWGEWGACQPTDGCPLFPVQQLTTTGYSVRRRRVISAASGGGAPCPPLEEKRTCSTPRCASWKALPWGPCVLNQPHTTCGPGKRSRELRCVGHDGKEAQRAWCSGTGAPPRSERCRIACAGDCVVSSWGAWSHCSAACAAASHPRPSRTRRRHILAHSAPNGWPCPAEDQLFQNETCNTHACATYSWLATPWGPCERRRQDYIPVNNYTDLLDGETFNESDEDEPCIEEGEMMRDVMCVQNNADVVREALCAPLRRPASRRACTVRCRRGCRVEAWMPWSPCPNTCEPGKQVRVRVVHGGPSCGSRMETRECPVSRTCRARDAAWVAGDWSTCRLPPMQRCGVGYRVRSIWCGSESHRVEAGACAGQLIPRSVAACHVTCEHITPLTCDVICSDPLKHLDASDPDVPNCVCKNVSLELLPTDSDCILPSGMECGEGRSLRAARCMVGGRDVPMDVCKKYHPLTGPSRVREASTDGYLYDVEFPSLLRGACSVRCARDCALGEWGEWGPCASEPGSRAAFRFRTREVIEEGSGGGRECGATLQRATCAVSEPRWALGDWSVCSPPRALCGRALINRTVTCVDSDGVELEPTTCEAAGAGPAPTQDAACRAPCPNDCVVSSWSEWSPCEQTKWGGRRDRTRVVLRPADDGGSPCPHLVGAEPCSPHAYTWHVAPWDDCQPLGGSPCGEGTKKRAVRCLRSDGVFVNDSFCPNTTTTEAKESWCYVPCGVDCELSEWGPWDASACSCGDANTASHMRRTRQHLTAAVWPGRACPVTEQRAPCPREPCLKLVARPTLGCHVQVLNETATGLEAVGACGFGVKVSHVRCELTSAADDSADLYLQPWRCAAVLPGRIVAPPMHYQEDEICEVECGCKQSESGQPGPWGSWGPCRGGARSRTRQLLVPARRACSTPSRYVTIEWANCTGELDEIPDLLAVEPREDKPRRLPAPQDIYHDGYIEGSTSVLAVVWTATIVLSFYGAYMLYRGLMRCLRSKKLKTITKV is encoded by the exons GTACTTGAGGATGGAGACCGACTCGCTAGTGCACACGCCCCGGCTCGGCCTGCAGCGTCGGCAGGTGCAGTGTCGCAAGAAGGACGGACAATTCGTAGAAGCCAT GTACTGTGGTCCAGTGCTCGCAGAGATAGGCACAGCTCGCGTGTGTGTGATCAAGGAGGATTGTGTGCTAGCTGAGTGGTTGCCATGGAGACCACGACCTGATGGCGCTCTGGTGCGCACCCGAAGACTGAAACGATTGCCGCAAG GTGGAGGTAAGGAATGCGACGTGGTGGAGGAAGTAAGGCCTGCAGCGCTGGAAGCGAGCGCTCACTGGACGCCTGGACCCTGGGGGCAGTGCAAGGTGGCCATCGAGGCCGGACACACCATGCTTCAAACAG TGAGCACCGACGATGACGATGACGCTGACGACAATGACGGCACGTATGAcgatgacgacgacgacgatgatgatgacgacgggAGAGCGGCGCGGGATGTGGGCTGCGGGGGAGGGGTGCAGCGCCGGGACGCGACCTGCGTACGCGCCGATGGGCGGGCTCTACACCCCGCGCAGTGTGCTCATGCGCCTATGCCAACCCTTGTTCAGCCTTGTGAG GTTCCTTGTCCGCGGGACTGTGAGGTTGGCGAATGGGGAGAGTGGGGAGCGTGCCAGCCCACTGACGGCTGCCCTCTGTTCCCGGTCCAACAACTCACCACCACTG GCTACAGTGTCCGACGACGACGAGTGATCTCTGCTGCATCAGGAGGTGGAGCTCCGTGTCCTCCTCTAGAAGAGAAGCGAACATGCAGCACTCCCCGCTGTGCGTCGTGGAAGGCCCTCCCTTGGGGACCTTGCGTACTGAACCAGCCTCACACCACCTGTGGACCTGGCAAACGAAGCCGGGAGCTGAGATGTGTCGGACATGATGGG AAGGAAGCTCAGCGCGCCTGGTGCAGCGGTACAGGCGCTCCCCCTCGTAGCGAGAGATGCCGCATCGCGTGTGCTGGAGACTGCGTGGTGTCGTCCTGGGGAGCCTGGAGCCATTGCTCAGCTGCCTGCGCTGCAGCCTCTCATCCACGACCTTCCAGGACTAGGCGACGACATATACTGGCTCACTCTGCTCCTA ACGGCTGGCCATGTCCTGCGGAAGACCAGTTGTTTCAGAACGAGACGTGCAACACTCACGCGTGCGCCACCTACTCCTGGCTGGCCACTCCCTGGGGACCCTGCGAGAGGAGGCGACAGGACTACATCCCTGTCAATAACTACACTGATTTACTG GACGGAGAGACTTTCAACGAGAGTGACGAAGACGAGCCGTGCATCGAAGAAGGAGAGATGATGCGAGACGTGATGTGTGTCCAGAACAACGCTGATGTTGTACGGGAAGCTCT GTGTGCTCCCCTGCGTCGCCCGGCTTCTCGTCGCGCATGCACGGTGCGTTGTCGCCGCGGCTGCAGAGTCGAGGCTTGGATGCCGTGGTCGCCCTGCCCTAATACTTGTG AGCCGGGCAAGCAGGTCCGCGTGCGAGTAGTGCACGGCGGGCCGAGCTGTGGGTCGCGCATGGAGACGCGCGAGTGTCCGGTGTCGCGCACATGTCGCGCGCGCGACGCCGCCTGGGTCGCCGGCGACTGGAGCACGTGTCGCCTGCCGCCCATGCAACGCTGCGGAGTCGGATACAGAGTTAGAA GCATCTGGTGCGGGTCTGAGTCCCACCGCGTGGAGGCAGGCGCATGCGCCGGCCAGCTGATCCCCCGCAGCGTGGCCGCGTGCCACGTCACCTGCGAACATATCACTCCGCTCACCTGTGACGTCATCTGCTCTGATCCACTCAA ACACCTTGACGCTTCTGATCCTGATGTTCCAAACTGCGTTTGTAAGAACGTTTCCTTGGAGCTGTTGCCGACCGACTCTGACTGCATACTTCCATCTGG AATGGAGTGCGGTGAAGGCAGATCGTTGCGCGCTGCCAGGTGCATGGTGGGAGGACGGGATGTCCCCATGGACGTCTGCAAGAAATATCATCCACTCACTG GTCCAAGTCGTGTCCGCGAAGCGTCCACAGACGGGTACCTGTACGACGTGGAGTTCCCGTCCCTGCTGCGCGGCGCGTGCAGCGTGCGCTGTGCGCGGGACTGCGCGCTCGGGGAGTGGGGGGAGTGGGGGCCGTGCGCCTCGGAACCTGGCTCCAGGGCTGCTTTCCGATTCCGTACTAG GGAGGTGATAGAGGAGGGTTCGGGCGGCGGGCGCGAGTGCGGCGCGACGCTGCAGCGCGCGACGTGCGCGGTGTCGGAGCCGCGCTGGGCGCTCGGCGACTGGTCCGTGTGCAGCCCGCCGCGCGCGCTCTGCGGCCGGGCGCTCATCAACCGGACCGTCAC CTGCGTGGACTCAGACGGCGTGGAGCTGGAGCCGACGACATGCgaggcggcgggcgcgggcccGGCGCCCACGCAGGACGCGGCGTGTCGCGCGCCCTGCCCCAACGACTGCGTCGTCAGCTCCTGGTCCGAGTGGAGCCCCTGCGAACAG ACTAAATGGGGAGGTCGTCGTGACCGTACCCGCGTGGTGCTGCGCCCCGCTGACGACGGAGGCTCCCCGTGCCCTCACCTCGTGGGGGCGGAGCCCTGCTCTCCTCACGCGTACACCTGGCACGTCGCACCTTGGGATGACTGTCAGCCTTTAG GAGGATCCCCATGTGGTGAAGGAACAAAGAAGAGAGCAGTCAGGTGTCTGCGCAGTGACGGCGTTTTTGTGAACGATTCCTTCTGCCCT AACACCACAACGACGGAAGCCAAGGAGTCGTGGTGCTACGTGCCGTGCGGCGTGGACTGCGAGCTGAGTGAGTGGGGGCCCTGGGACGCCTCGGCCTGCTCCTGCGGGGACGCCAACACCGCCAGCCATATGCGCCGGACCAG ACAACACCTGACGGCGGCAGTGTGGCCGGGTCGCGCATGCCCGGTCACGGAGCAGCGCGCCCCGTGCCCGCGCGAGCCCTGCCTCAAGCTGGTGGCGCGGCCCACGCTCGGGTGCCACGTACAGGTACTTAACGAG ACGGCAACAGGCTTAGAAGCGGTGGGTGCGTGTGGGTTCGGAGTGAAGGTGTCCCACGTGCGCTGCGAGCTGACGTCCGCGGCCGACGACTCCGCCGACCTGTACCTGCAGCCCTGGCGCTGCGCCGCCGTGCTCCCGGGCAGGATCGTCGCACCGCCCATGCATTACCAG GAGGATGAGATCTGCGAGGTGGAGTGTGGATGCAAGCAGTCGGAGTCTGGCCAGCCGGGCCCCTGGGGTTCGTGGGGCCCATGTCGCGGCGGGGCCCGCTCCCGCACCCGGCAGCTGCTTGTACCAGCTCGACGAGCTTGTAGTACTCCTTCCAG ATACGTGACGATCGAATGGGCCAACTGCACGGGCGAGCTGGACGAGATCCCCGACCTGCTGGCCGTGGAGCCGCGCGAGGACAAGCCGCGCCGCCTGCCCGCCCCACAGGACATCTACCACGACGGATACATCG AGGGCAGCACTTCAGTACTGGCGGTGGTGTGGACCGCGACCATCGTGCTCAGTTTTTACGGAGCTTACATGTTGTACCGCGGGCTTATGAG ATGCCTGAGGAGTAAAAAACTGAAGACGATCACGAAAGTGTAA
- the LOC126912558 gene encoding uncharacterized protein LOC126912558: MGCMASSQKISVATYSEPMKVSTKSSLKLNKNETVLAALTRIDDEIAKSEKNHPAARLAVVAAELESIQLEIKSFEECTATVTKDTYAKTMHQLFVSLDLYKRPMLASENEDFVANVNRKEMRRLELSWLRTRYAELVRERRVLHAQILRTRSLYAQLQHLLDSIWGSNTRPGSSQENALTKAIGLRDALAAVSARLRAAAEYAHAAVRLLDDAMPAWKLTTVGKSGWERSSAVADACGTLVAARCAERGARRVLAAPAAPRAARALRLALDYAFTDAVHDHKYQRATETFFQFKEALVLLIDSIHQVLLNNLDNLTAAEKDVAKCRRDLRSTRVNDIVHRGLAELKYEPKALTSLNVAMK, encoded by the exons ATGGGGTGCATGGCAAGTTCACAGAAAATCAGCGTCGCTACT TATTCTGAACCGATGAAGGTGAGCACGAAATCGTCGTTGAAGTTGAATAAAAACGAGACTGTGCTGGCGGCGCTGACACGGATTGATGATGAAATAGCGAAGAGTGAGAAGAACCACCCGGCAGCCAGACTAGCTGTGGTTGCAGCCGAGCTGGAGAGCATACAGCTG GAAATCAAGTCTTTCGAAGAGTGCACAGCAACAGTCACTAAAGACACTTACGCCAAGACTATGCACCAG TTGTTCGTGAGTTTGGACCTCTACAAACGGCCGATGTTGGCATCAGAGAATGAGGACTTCGTTGCCAACGTCAACAGAAAG GAGATGCGTCGTCTAGAACTGAGTTGGTTGCGCACTCGGTACGCGGAGCTGGTGCGCGAGCGCCGCGTGTTGCACGCACAGATCCTGCGCACACGGTCATTGTATGCGCAGCTACAGCACTTACTGG ACTCAATTTGGGGCAGTAATACTCGTCCAGGCAGTTCACAAGAGAATGCACTTACGAAAGCAATAGGGTTGCGAGATGCGTTAGCTGCAGTGTCTGCGAGACTGCGCGCGGCCGCCGAGTATGCGCACGCGGCGGTCAGGCTGCTGGACGACGCCATGCCTGCGTGGAAGCTTACTACAGTCGGCAA GAGTGGGTGGGAGAGGTCGTCGGCGGTAGCGGACGCGTGCGGCACGCTGGTGGCGGCGCGCTGCGCCGAGCGGGGCGCGCGCCGCGTGCtggccgcgcccgccgcgccccgcgccgcgcGCGCACTGCGCCTCGCGCTCGACTACGCGTTCACCGACGCTGTGCATGACCACAA gtACCAGAGAGCCACTGAAACATTTTTCCAATTCAAAGAAGCACTCGTGCTGTTAATTGACTCAATACATCAG GTTCTACTGAACAATTTGGACAACTTGACAGCCGCGGAGAAGGACGTGGCTAAGTGCAGGAGAGACCTCCGCTCGACCAGGGTCAACGACATCGTGCACAGAGGGCTGGCAGAACTGAAGTACGAACCCAAAGCTTTAACTAGTTTGAATGTAGCCATGAAATGA
- the LOC126912545 gene encoding NADH-ubiquinone oxidoreductase 75 kDa subunit, mitochondrial-like, whose translation MFKGARKILKCHNINRISIRQVSDVEIFINGKSVCVPSYFTIGQALKREKITVPSFCFHERLSIAGNCRMCLVEVEGWWKLQVACSVGVVKGMKIRTNSEKAKRAQEHVLEFILADHPLDCPICDQGGECDLQDLSVRFGNDRSRFTDIFFSGKRAVENKTLSPLIRAEMNRCIHCTRCIRFASQVCGLEVLGSTGRGHDMLVGTFVDKLFLSELSGNIVDLCPVGALTNIPYRFKARAWELKTANSIDVTDATGTNIVLNYRFDRVLRVLPREHEEINQEYVSDKGRWAIDSLEMQRLVTPMKKVATCCCPLEWDPALKMASEILRSVSPDRIMAIVGPQASVETLVASKDMLNVLGCENLYIERDMRYTACDTDFRATYSWNITMKDVATADKILLVGTNPRFEAPILNMWIRQAYRNNEADIYAAGPPCDYNYHVTYLGDNIKSLTNAEMSLRGAKKPLIFVGVQQLKTGGGKLMKILHKLAHHFKKKDYSVLNIITREASFAGALEAGWKIGARSALEKKCPKVVISVGADSIFYDWNPPSSCKIIYVGYQGDKGAEYANLILPGCAWTESGGVYLNMEGRSQYAYPAVTPPGKARVDWKIFRALAEYCHLSLFYCDHNSLCTRMAQISPNFVCLGDFQPKIFVDMVGYLALKDDCGNSGPFCIDMPCMKDYYCSDIFTYNSPTMVKVAQKAKEFEKSDYYSVY comes from the coding sequence atgtttaaagGCGCTAGAAAAATTCTGAAATGTCACAACATAAACAGAATATCAATTAGACAGGTTTCTGATGTAGAGATATTTATAAATGGCAAATCCGTGTGTGTGCCTTCATATTTCACGATCGGACAAGCTTTGAAAAGAGAAAAGATCACTGTTCCATCATTTTGCTTCCACGAGCGTCTGTCGATAGCAGGCAACTGCCGCATGTGCCTGGTGGAGGTGGAGGGCTGGTGGAAGCTGCAGGTCGCGTGCTCTGTGGGGGTAGTTAAAGGCATGAAGATCCGCACCAACTCCGAGAAGGCCAAGAGAGCGCAAGAACACGTCCTAGAGTTTATTCTCGCCGACCATCCGTTGGATTGTCCCATATGTGACCAGGGAGGCGAGTGTGATCTTCAGGACTTGTCCGTGAGATTTGGAAATGATCGTTCTCGGTTTACAGATATATTTTTCAGCGGGAAAAGAGCAGTGGAAAACAAAACTTTGAGTCCTCTAATTCGGGCAGAAATGAATCGTTGTATTCATTGCACGAGGTGTATTCGCTTCGCTTCTCAAGTGTGCGGCTTGGAAGTGCTGGGGTCGACAGGCCGCGGGCACGACATGCTCGTCGGCACCTTTGTAGACAAGTTGTTTCTGTCGGAGCTCTCCGGGAACATTGTAGATCTATGTCCAGTCGGAGCGCTGACTAATATTCCTTACCGTTTTAAAGCGAGAGCTTGGGAACTAAAGACAGCAAATTCGATTGATGTGACCGATGCTACAGGTACAAATATAGTGTTAAATTATAGATTTGACAGAGTACTTCGTGTGTTGCCGCGTGAACATGAAGAAATCAATCAGGAATATGTGTCAGATAAAGGTCGATGGGCAATTGATTCACTCGAAATGCAAAGGTTGGTGACACCCATGAAGAAAGTCGCTACGTGTTGTTGCCCCCTTGAATGGGACCCTGCCTTGAAAATGGCGAGTGAAATACTTAGATCTGTTTCTCCCGACCGAATAATGGCTATAGTGGGTCCACAAGCAAGCGTCGAGACTTTAGTAGCTAGCAAGGATATGCTCAACGTGCTAGGGTGCGAAAATCTTTATATAGAGCGAGATATGCGTTATACAGCATGTGATACTGACTTTAGAGCTACTTATAGCTGGAATATAACCATGAAAGACGTAGCTACTGCAGATAAAATTTTGTTAGTTGGCACCAATCCTCGATTTGAAGCACCAATTCTGAACATGTGGATCCGACAAGCGTACAGGAACAACGAAGCAGACATCTACGCCGCGGGCCCGCCGTGTGATTACAACTACCACGTGACTTACTTAGGAGATAATATTAAGAGTTTGACTAACGCTGAGATGAGTTTAAGAGGTGCTAAGAAACCACTTATTTTTGTGGGTGTACAGCAATTAAAAACTGGCGGTGGTAAGCTAATGAAGATATTACATAAACTCGCACatcattttaaaaagaaagattaCAGTGTTCTGAATATTATTACTAGGGAAGCGAGCTTTGCTGGTGCTTTGGAGGCAGGATGGAAAATAGGAGCACGCAGTGCATTGGAGAAAAAGTGCCCTAAAGTAGTGATCTCTGTGGGAGCCGACAGCATATTCTACGACTGGAATCCACCTTCATCTTGCAAAATTATTTACGTTGGTTACCAAGGCGACAAAGGCGCAGAGTATGCAAACTTGATCTTACCAGGATGTGCTTGGACAGAGTCTGGCGGCGTTTACCTAAACATGGAGGGCAGATCTCAGTACGCGTATCCTGCCGTCACTCCTCCGGGGAAAGCGAGGGTAGACTGGAAGATATTCCGTGCCTTAGCAGAGTACTGTCACCTTTCTTTATTTTACTGTGATCATAATTCTCTTTGCACCAGAATGGCACAAATTAGTCCCAACTTTGTATGTCTGGGTGATTTTCAACCGAAAATATTTGTCGACATGGTAGGGTATCTAGCGTTGAAGGATGATTGTGGGAACAGTGGCCCATTCTGCATAGACATGCCCTGCATGAAGGATTACTATTGTTCCGATATCTTCACGTACAACTCGCCCACTATGGTGAAGGTTGCACAGAAAGCGAAAGAGTTTGAAAAATCAGACTACTACTCTGTGTATTAG